In Elusimicrobiaceae bacterium, one genomic interval encodes:
- the map gene encoding type I methionyl aminopeptidase — translation MSHQSGKRAGIVPIKRQGLIELKTPGELLKMRKAGQVVAKTLAVLKDAIRPGITTGELDRIAGKTVYDLGAKPSFLGYCGYPAVLCASVNEEVVHGIPADGRVLKAGDIVSLDMGAFVEGFHGDSAITVPVGKISARTQKLIDVTRTSLERAIEIIRPGATLGDIGHAVQSYAEGCGMSVVRDFVGHGIGRRMHEEPPVPNYGRKGAGPALEAGMVIAVEPMINAGGYEVRVLENGWTVVTVDGSLSAHFEHTIAVTEHGCELMTLP, via the coding sequence GGGAAGCGGGCGGGCATAGTCCCGATAAAAAGACAAGGGCTGATCGAGCTGAAAACCCCCGGCGAGCTGCTAAAAATGCGCAAAGCCGGACAGGTTGTCGCGAAGACTCTGGCCGTGCTCAAAGATGCCATCCGGCCGGGCATAACCACCGGAGAGCTGGACCGGATCGCCGGGAAAACGGTTTACGATCTGGGCGCGAAGCCCTCGTTTCTGGGCTACTGCGGATACCCGGCGGTGCTGTGCGCATCCGTTAACGAGGAAGTGGTGCACGGGATACCCGCAGATGGCCGTGTGCTGAAAGCCGGCGATATAGTCAGCCTTGACATGGGCGCGTTTGTTGAAGGGTTTCACGGCGACTCGGCGATTACGGTGCCGGTCGGAAAAATCAGCGCGCGGACGCAGAAACTCATTGACGTGACCCGGACTTCGCTCGAGCGGGCGATTGAAATCATCAGGCCGGGCGCGACGCTCGGCGATATAGGGCACGCGGTGCAGAGTTATGCGGAAGGGTGCGGGATGTCTGTCGTGCGCGATTTTGTCGGGCACGGGATCGGCCGCAGGATGCATGAGGAGCCTCCGGTTCCGAATTACGGGCGCAAGGGAGCGGGACCGGCGCTGGAAGCGGGGATGGTGATCGCGGTGGAGCCGATGATCAACGCTGGCGGGTATGAAGTGCGGGTTCTGGAAAACGGCTGGACTGTAGTGACTGTTGACGGCAGCCTGTCCGCGCACTTTGAGCACACGATAGCGGTTACCGAGCATGGCTGCGAACTGATGACTCTGCCCTAG